The Polynucleobacter sp. TSB-Sco08W16 genome includes a region encoding these proteins:
- a CDS encoding glycosyltransferase family 4 protein yields MKGCKSIELPTICIPLIGAKYHGGVRIIFKIANHLTSIGLKVILLCPRGAWSPIYKINSGIEVVLLDARNIFHYLLLLWSYFSTRKHSVFILSHWLTGFIYSLSPGVKRKNSIYFVQDSEEVFFKKSTLIGRLLRFFVFWGYRHSSNNFIVTTIYGERKLRVIVKNLSVCIHRVILGVDKQVFYPDSSAPKKNVVLFFPRRGWFKDFELLKNVFNCLYFSESLNCYEFWFVSQETDLFSSFETFDRVKFFSIKSDDELRTIYNSAKLLIHTSKYEGVCLPILEALSCGTYVIATNSFGPLTYLSRSNSRVVNIRSPEEIANLAISYLQFGEINCKDISDTVKNLSIDNFVVDFSNIILSFAMKFNKVRSS; encoded by the coding sequence GTGAAAGGCTGCAAAAGTATTGAACTGCCAACAATATGCATTCCACTGATTGGTGCTAAATACCATGGCGGAGTGCGAATTATATTTAAAATCGCAAATCATTTAACTTCTATTGGATTAAAAGTTATATTGCTATGCCCTAGAGGTGCATGGAGTCCAATTTATAAGATAAATTCTGGTATTGAGGTTGTGTTGCTTGATGCTAGAAATATTTTCCACTACTTACTTTTGCTTTGGAGCTACTTCTCTACGAGAAAGCATTCTGTTTTTATACTTTCGCATTGGTTAACTGGATTTATTTATTCGTTGTCACCAGGCGTGAAACGTAAGAACTCAATATATTTTGTCCAGGATTCTGAAGAAGTTTTTTTTAAAAAGTCTACACTAATTGGAAGGTTACTGAGGTTTTTTGTTTTTTGGGGGTATAGACATTCTTCGAATAATTTTATTGTAACAACCATTTACGGAGAAAGAAAACTCCGGGTTATAGTCAAAAATTTATCAGTTTGTATTCACAGGGTTATCTTGGGGGTTGATAAACAAGTTTTCTACCCCGACTCATCAGCTCCAAAGAAGAATGTTGTCCTTTTTTTCCCCAGACGAGGTTGGTTCAAAGATTTTGAATTGTTAAAAAATGTTTTTAACTGCTTGTATTTTAGTGAGTCGCTTAATTGTTATGAATTTTGGTTTGTGTCACAAGAAACCGATCTTTTCTCTAGTTTTGAAACTTTTGATCGCGTCAAATTTTTTTCCATCAAGTCTGATGATGAATTGCGCACAATATATAACTCTGCAAAATTATTGATACATACCTCTAAGTATGAAGGAGTTTGCCTTCCTATATTGGAGGCGCTTTCTTGTGGGACATACGTTATTGCTACTAATTCTTTTGGTCCTCTAACCTACTTATCTCGTTCCAATTCAAGAGTGGTTAACATTAGAAGTCCGGAGGAAATTGCCAATTTGGCTATTTCCTATCTTCAGTTTGGCGAAATAAATTGCAAAGATATCTCAGATACAGTTAAAAATCTTTCTATTGATAATTTTGTTGTAGATTTCTCTAACATTATCTTATCTTTTGCAATGAAATTTAATAAAGTTAGAAGCTCTTAA
- a CDS encoding glycosyltransferase family 2 protein: MLTVSIVLFKTDYHQLTRCINSINNSIDATIFLIDNSPTNGLEKFACLFNNVKYIFNPANPGYGAAHNLALRHALQMGGSYHLVLNADVYFDAPTIGGLINYMNRRSDVGLVMPKVLFPNGNIQYLCKLVPTPFDLIGRMIFTKKIWKKNNFKFEMRSTNYNKEMFVPYLSGCFMFLRTDALRKCGVFDERFFMYPEDIDLTRRIAVEYRTMFYPEVTIYHEYGAASKKSIKMLFIHAFNIIKYFNKWGWIFDAERSRLNKIATTNT; encoded by the coding sequence ATGCTGACAGTATCAATAGTCCTATTTAAGACAGATTATCACCAGCTTACTAGATGTATAAATAGCATTAATAACTCAATCGATGCCACTATATTTCTCATTGATAATTCACCAACTAATGGGCTCGAGAAATTCGCATGTCTATTTAACAATGTTAAGTATATTTTTAACCCGGCTAATCCGGGATATGGAGCGGCGCATAATTTAGCCTTAAGACACGCGCTTCAAATGGGCGGAAGTTACCACCTGGTTTTGAATGCCGATGTCTATTTCGATGCGCCAACTATTGGCGGCCTTATTAACTATATGAATCGAAGATCTGATGTTGGTCTAGTGATGCCAAAAGTTCTTTTTCCAAACGGTAATATTCAGTACCTGTGTAAATTAGTTCCTACACCATTTGACTTAATTGGCAGAATGATCTTCACTAAAAAAATTTGGAAAAAAAATAATTTCAAATTTGAAATGCGATCTACTAATTACAACAAAGAAATGTTTGTTCCTTATCTATCTGGATGTTTTATGTTTTTACGAACTGATGCATTAAGGAAATGCGGAGTATTTGACGAGAGATTCTTTATGTATCCAGAGGATATAGATTTAACAAGGAGAATTGCAGTTGAATACAGAACAATGTTTTATCCTGAGGTAACTATTTATCATGAATATGGGGCCGCCTCTAAAAAGTCAATAAAAATGCTTTTTATACATGCTTTCAATATTATTAAATATTTTAATAAATGGGGCTGGATTTTTGATGCGGAAAGAAGTCGATTGAATAAGATTGCAACTACGAATACTTGA
- a CDS encoding NAD(P)-dependent oxidoreductase: MSVIVIGGSGFIGTRLCIRLSQAKIEFEIIDKDPSIFFPGEALKADVRRPLVHNSSSDPSAFINLAAEHRDDVRPLSLYDEVNVDGAKNICNLARAKGVNKIIFTSSVAVYGFAPLGTDESGAIAPFNDYGRTKWEAEQVYKQWQSEYPECRCLVIVRPTVVFGERNRGNVFNLLKQIASGKFVMVGNGSNRKSMAYVENVAAFLEYSLGFKPGVHIYNYIDKPDFTMNALVAYVNKLLGRSAEIKFRLPFSLGLLIGSCFDFVASITGKKFPISAIRVKKFCANSVYESAIESTGFIPPTPLMEAIEKTVRFEFIEDHKGEQVFYSE, encoded by the coding sequence TTGAGTGTAATCGTAATTGGAGGTAGTGGGTTCATAGGGACAAGACTTTGCATTCGCTTAAGCCAAGCTAAAATCGAATTCGAGATTATAGACAAAGACCCGAGCATATTTTTCCCTGGTGAGGCATTAAAGGCTGATGTTCGTAGACCGCTAGTACATAATTCTTCTTCTGACCCCTCGGCGTTTATTAATCTTGCTGCGGAGCATCGCGATGATGTTCGTCCATTAAGTTTGTATGATGAAGTGAATGTGGATGGCGCTAAAAATATTTGTAATTTAGCTAGGGCTAAAGGCGTTAATAAAATTATTTTCACTAGCTCAGTAGCTGTTTATGGGTTTGCCCCTTTGGGAACTGATGAATCTGGGGCAATTGCTCCTTTTAACGACTATGGTCGCACCAAGTGGGAGGCGGAACAAGTTTATAAGCAGTGGCAATCAGAATACCCAGAATGCCGTTGTCTAGTAATAGTTCGTCCAACAGTAGTTTTCGGGGAGAGAAATAGGGGGAATGTTTTTAATCTTCTCAAGCAAATTGCCTCTGGTAAATTTGTAATGGTTGGCAATGGCTCAAACCGAAAGTCTATGGCTTATGTTGAGAATGTCGCAGCGTTCTTGGAATATTCTTTGGGGTTCAAGCCCGGCGTGCATATCTATAACTATATTGATAAGCCTGATTTTACGATGAATGCCTTGGTTGCGTATGTAAATAAGCTGCTGGGTAGATCGGCTGAGATTAAATTTAGACTGCCATTTTCTCTTGGTCTATTAATTGGGTCTTGTTTTGATTTTGTAGCAAGTATTACTGGAAAAAAGTTTCCTATCAGTGCTATCAGGGTTAAAAAGTTTTGCGCCAATTCAGTATATGAATCTGCAATCGAATCAACTGGTTTTATTCCACCTACCCCATTAATGGAGGCGATAGAAAAGACAGTTCGTTTTGAATTTATTGAAGATCATAAAGGTGAGCAGGTTTTTTATTCTGAATAG
- a CDS encoding glycosyltransferase, which produces MVSLITAFFVSFIVTILIIRTQSIHGRISGDIDLNGPQKFHTRSVPRIGGLGIGLGIFSAIALRYQDSASNTEELFLLFGALPVFGIGLLEDLTKKVGVRTRLLFTALGALIASLLLGVSIDRLDILGFDLLIAMPAISIAFTVFAVTGLANAYNIIDGFNGLSSMVGMITLIALGYMGIQFNDPLLIFLSFAMIGAILGFFIWNYPRGLIFLGDGGVYLIGFWVAMLSVMTVSRHNEISPWFAVMVNAYPILETLFTIYRRKFHQGKSPGHPDGIHFHSLIFRRILNPSYISNELEWFNANAKTSPYLWVLSSMAIIPAILFWHSTPILMGFSIIFIATYVWLYKRLVTFKTPQWMRPQ; this is translated from the coding sequence ATGGTCAGCTTAATCACAGCATTCTTCGTCTCCTTTATTGTCACGATTCTCATTATTCGTACCCAAAGTATTCATGGGCGAATTAGTGGGGATATCGATCTTAATGGCCCGCAGAAGTTCCACACTAGATCTGTCCCCAGAATTGGGGGTTTAGGTATTGGTCTTGGCATTTTCTCTGCGATTGCACTTCGTTATCAAGATTCTGCAAGCAATACTGAAGAACTTTTTTTACTCTTTGGTGCGCTGCCAGTCTTTGGCATCGGCTTACTAGAGGACCTCACCAAAAAAGTAGGTGTGCGCACTCGTTTACTTTTTACCGCGCTAGGTGCATTAATTGCTTCGCTACTATTAGGTGTCAGTATCGATAGATTAGATATCCTGGGTTTTGACCTTCTGATAGCTATGCCAGCCATTTCTATCGCGTTCACCGTTTTTGCTGTTACGGGTCTTGCTAACGCTTACAACATTATTGATGGCTTTAATGGTCTCTCAAGCATGGTTGGCATGATCACATTGATAGCCCTTGGTTATATGGGCATCCAATTTAATGACCCGCTTCTGATCTTTCTGAGCTTTGCGATGATCGGCGCCATTTTGGGATTTTTTATCTGGAACTACCCTAGAGGGTTGATATTTTTAGGTGATGGTGGCGTCTATTTAATTGGTTTTTGGGTTGCCATGCTAAGCGTGATGACTGTCAGTCGTCATAATGAAATTTCACCTTGGTTTGCAGTGATGGTCAATGCCTACCCAATTCTGGAGACACTCTTTACCATCTACCGCAGAAAGTTTCATCAAGGTAAAAGTCCAGGCCACCCCGATGGCATCCATTTCCATTCGCTCATCTTTAGAAGAATTTTGAATCCTTCTTATATTAGCAATGAATTAGAGTGGTTCAATGCCAATGCAAAAACATCACCTTATCTTTGGGTGCTCAGCTCAATGGCCATTATTCCAGCAATCTTATTTTGGCACTCCACCCCCATCTTGATGGGATTCTCAATCATATTTATTGCCACCTATGTCTGGCTCTACAAAAGACTGGTGACTTTCAAAACACCGCAGTGGATGCGTCCTCAATAG
- a CDS encoding calcium:proton antiporter has protein sequence MELLHSLASQTWFIALMAVLLIGGVLSAVHHAEVIAHKTGEPYGALVLAISVTIIEVSLIISMMLTGHEGSEFIARDAVFATVMIVLNGVIGLCIFIGGLHHHEMSFRNEGTNSALAVLTALATFILVMPIVTTSTPGPDFTKSQLAFAGIASFALYAAFLFFQTVSHRDYYLPKVEDKKNDINFHAPKPSNLKTGISVALLISSLIIVVGLAELLSPAIEAGVKAAGAPKTIVGIAIAMLVLLPEAFAAVRAAKANRLQSSLNLALGSALASIGLSIPTIAAIAIYFNFPLSLGISSLNMTLMYLTFFIGALTLAIGRTTLLQGVVHLIIFFEYLFLSLVP, from the coding sequence ATGGAACTTCTTCACTCTCTGGCTTCTCAAACTTGGTTTATAGCCCTAATGGCCGTCCTGCTGATTGGCGGGGTACTCTCAGCCGTCCATCATGCAGAGGTGATTGCTCATAAGACAGGTGAACCCTATGGCGCCCTAGTATTGGCGATTAGCGTCACCATTATTGAAGTATCGCTGATTATCTCTATGATGCTAACTGGGCACGAGGGTTCTGAATTCATCGCACGCGATGCCGTATTTGCAACAGTGATGATCGTTCTCAATGGTGTGATTGGCTTATGTATTTTTATTGGCGGTCTACACCATCATGAAATGTCATTTCGCAACGAAGGCACCAACTCTGCATTAGCAGTTTTGACAGCGCTCGCTACATTTATTTTAGTAATGCCAATCGTGACTACCAGCACTCCAGGACCTGACTTCACCAAGAGCCAATTGGCTTTTGCGGGCATTGCCTCATTTGCTCTCTATGCTGCATTTTTATTCTTTCAAACGGTAAGTCACAGAGACTATTACCTACCCAAAGTTGAAGATAAGAAAAACGATATCAACTTTCATGCGCCAAAGCCTAGCAATCTCAAGACTGGAATTAGCGTTGCATTACTCATCTCCTCACTCATTATTGTTGTAGGCCTCGCAGAGTTACTAAGCCCAGCTATTGAGGCCGGCGTTAAGGCTGCTGGCGCCCCTAAAACGATTGTCGGCATTGCTATTGCAATGTTGGTACTTTTGCCAGAGGCCTTTGCAGCCGTCAGAGCTGCTAAAGCTAATCGCTTACAAAGTAGCTTGAACTTAGCACTTGGATCAGCGCTCGCCAGTATTGGATTATCCATTCCCACAATTGCTGCCATTGCGATTTACTTTAATTTTCCATTGAGCCTGGGTATCAGCAGCCTGAATATGACACTCATGTACTTGACCTTCTTTATTGGGGCGCTCACTCTGGCGATTGGCAGAACTACCCTATTACAAGGCGTGGTACACCTCATCATCTTCTTTGAGTACTTATTCTTAAGTTTGGTGCCTTAA
- a CDS encoding sirohydrochlorin chelatase, whose protein sequence is MKAIILFGHGARDNRWREPFDRLASLWRAQHADTPVELAFLEMMQPSLEEAVTSLVSGGATQITIVPVFFGQGGHLRNDFPLLLDACREKFPRVNLSATPAVGEDLSVLQAIVDFGARSL, encoded by the coding sequence ATGAAAGCAATCATTCTTTTTGGTCATGGCGCCAGAGATAACCGTTGGCGCGAGCCCTTTGATCGACTCGCTAGTCTATGGCGTGCCCAGCATGCTGACACCCCGGTAGAACTCGCTTTCTTGGAAATGATGCAACCATCACTAGAAGAGGCTGTGACTTCATTGGTTAGTGGAGGCGCCACTCAAATTACTATAGTGCCCGTCTTTTTTGGCCAGGGCGGTCATTTGCGTAATGATTTTCCTTTATTGCTAGATGCCTGCCGGGAAAAATTTCCGAGGGTTAATTTAAGCGCGACGCCTGCCGTTGGCGAGGACTTGAGTGTCTTGCAAGCTATTGTTGATTTCGGAGCTAGATCCCTCTAA
- the cobA gene encoding uroporphyrinogen-III C-methyltransferase: protein MSKELSNTLNQSASGELGKVYLVGAGPGAADLITVRGAKLLAQANIVFHDALVEPEMLALCPQAELVAVGKRCGKLSSAQQFINKRLVDAAQKYKIIVRLKGGDPMLFGRADEEITALKAAGIRVEVVPGITAALAGAASLQQSLTLRGISRSVAFITLAQGTDHSLSNQDKTLQPITNPNADTLVYYMGRKDAAKIAKQLIEQSPNQTASTPVQILEAVSTTRERLWSSTLGELALGKADDWFDSHSPALIMVGEALRNSNSNATGSEENLEGSSSEINNSLQDTQVLANGRRRA, encoded by the coding sequence ATGAGCAAAGAGCTGAGCAACACCTTAAACCAAAGCGCTTCTGGCGAATTGGGGAAAGTGTATCTAGTCGGTGCGGGACCTGGTGCAGCAGATCTGATTACTGTGCGGGGAGCAAAACTCTTGGCACAGGCAAATATTGTTTTTCATGATGCTCTGGTAGAGCCCGAGATGCTTGCTCTATGCCCTCAGGCTGAATTAGTGGCTGTAGGTAAACGCTGTGGCAAGCTCTCTTCTGCGCAGCAGTTTATTAATAAGCGCTTAGTAGATGCCGCTCAAAAGTACAAAATCATCGTGCGTCTAAAAGGTGGCGATCCCATGCTCTTTGGTAGGGCTGATGAAGAAATTACTGCGTTGAAAGCTGCTGGCATTAGGGTTGAAGTAGTCCCCGGCATTACTGCAGCCCTAGCTGGTGCAGCAAGCTTGCAGCAGTCACTTACTTTACGAGGCATCAGCAGAAGTGTTGCCTTTATTACCTTAGCTCAAGGCACCGATCACTCGCTTTCAAATCAAGATAAAACCCTACAACCCATCACAAACCCAAACGCAGATACCTTGGTTTATTACATGGGGCGTAAAGATGCTGCCAAAATTGCAAAGCAACTCATTGAGCAAAGCCCCAATCAAACTGCCAGTACACCAGTGCAAATTTTGGAGGCAGTATCTACCACTCGTGAGCGCCTGTGGTCTAGCACTCTTGGCGAATTAGCACTTGGCAAAGCGGATGATTGGTTTGATAGTCATTCACCAGCATTGATTATGGTTGGTGAAGCACTAAGAAATTCAAATAGTAACGCCACAGGCTCTGAAGAAAATTTAGAGGGATCTAGCTCCGAAATCAACAATAGCTTGCAAGACACTCAAGTCCTCGCCAACGGCAGGCGTCGCGCTTAA
- a CDS encoding DUF934 domain-containing protein, with the protein MSQANLSNSTEIAAHDQILHFPKGGKPNLAPNEWLIWNGSQDEGGLPDLEHGKQNVLVPFAWWAQHYQESDIQSKTKAGHIGVWFAADDDILKHAELIEEGKKIWPLVAAHFPIFRDGRSFSTAALLRDRFQWTGEVRAIGDVLIDQLLQGARVGFDSFALRPDQKTDVALKQFDLFSVTTQNSWRDKRATLSKLSV; encoded by the coding sequence ATGAGTCAAGCCAATCTAAGTAATAGCACTGAAATTGCTGCACATGATCAGATTTTGCATTTTCCTAAAGGTGGCAAACCTAACTTAGCCCCTAATGAATGGCTGATCTGGAATGGTAGCCAGGATGAAGGCGGCCTTCCTGATTTAGAGCACGGCAAGCAGAATGTTCTAGTACCTTTTGCTTGGTGGGCACAACATTACCAGGAATCCGACATTCAGAGCAAAACAAAAGCAGGTCATATTGGCGTGTGGTTTGCTGCTGATGACGATATCTTGAAACATGCTGAACTGATTGAAGAAGGCAAAAAGATATGGCCGCTAGTAGCAGCGCACTTCCCGATTTTTAGAGATGGTAGAAGCTTTAGTACTGCTGCACTACTGCGTGATCGATTTCAATGGACTGGTGAAGTTCGTGCCATTGGTGATGTGCTGATTGATCAACTCTTACAAGGTGCCCGCGTTGGTTTTGATAGTTTTGCATTACGCCCAGACCAAAAGACGGATGTTGCTCTCAAGCAATTTGATTTGTTCTCAGTGACGACTCAGAATAGCTGGCGTGATAAGCGTGCAACTTTAAGCAAACTAAGCGTCTAA
- a CDS encoding nitrite/sulfite reductase, whose protein sequence is MYKYDHIDQTLVDQRVAQFRDQVARRLDGSLAEEEFRPLRLQNGLYHQRHAYMLRVAIPYGLFNSNQLRAMALIAKKYDRGYGHFTTRQNIQYNWVTLEDTPDILAELAKVEMHAIQTSGNCIRNITSDAFAGVAGDEYVDPRPICELLRQWSTLHPEFAHLPRKFKFAINGAKEDRTILLCHDVGIELKKNTNGELIADIYAGGGMGRTPILGSLIKTGLPWQLLPSYLTALLRVYNRFGRRDNLYKARIKILVKALSPEEFARQVEGEWLFNKDSDVNFTQAEWDRVAKHFTKPAYLSLAKLSDQQVINTASEAERASFARWLERNVKPHQVPGYASVILSLKPHGSVAPGDATTAQMLAIADLADQYSFGELRATHEQNLVLADVEQSKLHELWQEAKKQKVALPNIGLLTDIIACPGGDFCSLANAKSLPIAKAIQERFDDLDYLFDLGDISLNISGCINSCGHHHVGNIGVLGVDKDGEEWYQITLGGEQGNDAAIGKVIGPSFYADEIPDVITNVINTYVNHRNEDESFIDAYRRIGVAPFKEAAYKNAKKKEKAEIAGDAS, encoded by the coding sequence ATGTATAAATATGACCACATTGACCAAACCCTTGTAGATCAACGAGTTGCACAATTTCGAGACCAGGTAGCAAGACGCCTTGATGGCAGCCTTGCTGAAGAAGAATTCCGCCCACTGCGTTTGCAGAATGGCCTCTACCACCAACGCCATGCTTACATGCTGCGCGTAGCAATTCCATACGGCTTATTTAATTCTAATCAATTGCGCGCAATGGCCTTGATTGCTAAAAAGTATGACCGCGGTTATGGTCACTTCACTACTCGTCAAAATATTCAGTACAACTGGGTCACACTTGAAGATACACCCGATATTTTGGCTGAGCTTGCCAAAGTAGAAATGCATGCCATTCAAACTTCTGGCAATTGCATTCGTAATATTACGAGTGATGCCTTTGCTGGCGTTGCTGGTGATGAGTATGTTGACCCACGCCCTATATGTGAGCTACTCCGTCAGTGGTCCACATTACATCCAGAGTTTGCGCACTTGCCACGTAAATTTAAGTTTGCGATTAATGGTGCCAAAGAAGATCGCACAATCCTCCTTTGCCATGATGTTGGTATTGAACTCAAGAAAAATACAAATGGGGAACTCATTGCTGACATCTATGCTGGTGGTGGCATGGGTCGCACACCAATCTTAGGCTCACTCATTAAGACTGGCTTGCCATGGCAGCTATTGCCAAGTTACCTCACTGCCCTATTGCGCGTATATAACCGCTTTGGCCGCAGAGACAATCTTTACAAGGCTCGCATCAAGATCTTAGTGAAAGCCTTAAGCCCAGAAGAATTTGCCCGCCAAGTCGAAGGTGAATGGCTATTTAACAAAGATAGCGATGTCAACTTTACCCAGGCAGAGTGGGATCGTGTTGCGAAGCATTTCACCAAACCTGCATATCTGTCTCTGGCAAAGCTATCCGATCAACAAGTGATCAATACTGCGAGCGAAGCAGAAAGAGCGTCTTTCGCAAGATGGCTAGAGCGTAATGTGAAACCGCATCAGGTGCCTGGTTATGCGAGCGTGATTTTGTCGCTTAAGCCACATGGCTCAGTAGCGCCTGGTGACGCCACCACTGCACAAATGTTGGCAATCGCTGATTTAGCAGATCAATATAGTTTTGGTGAGTTGCGTGCAACGCATGAACAAAACTTAGTACTGGCTGATGTAGAACAATCTAAGCTCCATGAACTTTGGCAAGAAGCGAAAAAGCAAAAAGTAGCCTTACCAAATATTGGTCTACTGACTGACATCATTGCCTGCCCTGGCGGCGACTTCTGCTCTTTAGCCAATGCCAAGTCTCTACCGATTGCCAAAGCGATTCAGGAGCGCTTTGATGATCTCGATTACTTATTTGATTTGGGTGATATCTCACTCAACATTTCGGGCTGCATTAACTCTTGTGGACACCATCACGTTGGCAATATTGGCGTTTTAGGTGTCGATAAGGACGGTGAAGAGTGGTATCAAATTACCTTAGGTGGTGAGCAAGGTAACGATGCCGCCATCGGCAAAGTGATTGGACCTTCTTTTTACGCAGATGAAATCCCAGACGTCATCACTAACGTGATTAACACTTATGTAAATCATCGCAACGAAGATGAATCTTTCATAGATGCCTATCGCAGAATTGGGGTGGCCCCATTCAAAGAAGCCGCCTACAAGAATGCTAAGAAGAAAGAGAAGGCAGAAATTGCGGGAGATGCTTCATGA